In Acidimicrobiales bacterium, a genomic segment contains:
- a CDS encoding ATP-binding cassette domain-containing protein, producing the protein MARSRLGRRTEATEATEATEATGTVETNGTNGTNGEGQRSDPQDSTGPREGDVQLALRDVSYVYRTGTEALRSLDLTVNVGRTIAVAGPSGCGKSTLLAILAGLMQPTSGRVARQLDPRGSRHEVAMVFQKDTLLPWLTVEAQVGFHAKLHRRSRSAETKEWVASLLELGGLTEFAGAFPYELSGGMRRRLAFLVAVAPLPRVLLLDEPFSSLDEPTRLAIHQDVFDITRRYGITTVLVTHDLAEAASLSDEVVILTRRPATVASHHEVPFGDRRDLLALRQQRDFLDLYATLWRELSVQLEVRPRAATPERGADDAAI; encoded by the coding sequence ATGGCGCGTAGCCGCCTCGGGAGGCGCACCGAGGCGACCGAGGCGACCGAGGCGACCGAGGCGACCGGGACGGTCGAGACGAACGGGACGAACGGGACGAACGGCGAGGGGCAGCGGAGCGACCCGCAGGACTCGACCGGGCCGCGAGAGGGCGACGTCCAGCTCGCTCTGCGCGACGTGTCCTACGTCTACAGGACCGGCACGGAGGCGCTCCGCTCGCTGGACCTCACCGTGAACGTGGGGAGGACCATCGCCGTCGCCGGGCCGAGCGGCTGCGGGAAGTCGACCCTGCTCGCCATCCTGGCCGGCCTGATGCAGCCGACGTCCGGGCGGGTGGCCCGCCAGCTCGACCCGAGAGGGAGCCGGCACGAGGTCGCCATGGTGTTCCAGAAGGACACACTGCTCCCGTGGCTGACCGTCGAGGCGCAGGTGGGGTTCCACGCGAAGCTCCACCGCCGCAGCCGTAGCGCCGAGACGAAGGAGTGGGTCGCGTCGCTCCTCGAGCTCGGTGGCCTGACGGAGTTCGCCGGTGCCTTCCCCTACGAGCTGTCCGGGGGGATGCGCCGCCGCCTGGCGTTCCTCGTGGCGGTGGCGCCGCTGCCGCGGGTCCTGCTCCTCGACGAGCCGTTCTCGTCGCTCGACGAGCCGACGAGGCTGGCGATCCACCAGGACGTGTTCGACATCACCCGGCGGTACGGGATCACGACCGTCCTGGTGACCCACGACCTCGCCGAGGCGGCGTCGCTGTCCGACGAGGTGGTGATCCTGACACGGCGGCCGGCGACGGTGGCGTCGCACCACGAGGTCCCGTTCGGCGACCGGCGCGACCTCCTCGCGCTGCGCCAGCAGCGCGACTTCCTGGACCTGTACGCGACGCTGTGGCGGGAGCTGAGCGTCCAGCTCGAGGTCCGGCCGCGGGCCGCCACCCCGGAGCGAGGTGCGGACGATGCGGCGATCTGA
- a CDS encoding ABC transporter permease subunit gives MRRSERSRRAAARHDDGAGDDRILLVRSLQLVLVVVFLAGWQFLPQIESLSDRFRFVDPIYVSSPTKVWDELYYQFVGNDSGGGEMWSFMWPTVWASIIGLGTGIVAGLVIGLVLAESRLANRVFRPFLIAMNAVPRIALVPVFIIAFGPSLRGTAAVSFAVVFFVAFFNAYEGGSSVQAEVLQNARLLGASRLQVLGRVRLPYAVAWTFASLPLSVTFAVISVVTAEVLIGARGLGRMLLISMQTGAASLTFAVTIILSLLGLAGVALAEVTRARLLHWWRP, from the coding sequence ATGCGGCGATCTGAGCGCTCGCGACGGGCCGCCGCCCGCCACGACGACGGCGCCGGCGACGATCGGATCCTGCTCGTCCGCTCGCTGCAGCTCGTCCTGGTCGTGGTGTTCCTGGCGGGCTGGCAGTTCCTGCCCCAGATCGAGTCCCTGAGCGACCGGTTCCGGTTCGTCGACCCGATCTACGTGAGCTCGCCGACGAAGGTGTGGGACGAGCTCTACTACCAGTTCGTCGGCAACGACAGCGGTGGCGGCGAGATGTGGTCGTTCATGTGGCCGACGGTGTGGGCCTCGATCATCGGCCTGGGCACGGGCATCGTCGCCGGCCTGGTCATCGGCCTCGTGCTCGCCGAGAGCCGCCTCGCCAACCGGGTCTTCCGCCCGTTCCTCATCGCGATGAACGCCGTCCCGCGGATCGCGCTGGTGCCCGTGTTCATCATCGCGTTCGGGCCGTCCCTCCGGGGGACCGCCGCGGTGTCGTTCGCGGTGGTCTTCTTCGTCGCGTTCTTCAACGCCTACGAGGGCGGATCGAGCGTGCAGGCCGAGGTGCTGCAGAACGCGCGGCTGCTGGGAGCCTCCCGCCTCCAGGTGCTGGGCCGCGTCCGCCTGCCCTACGCCGTGGCGTGGACCTTCGCGTCGCTCCCGCTGTCGGTCACGTTCGCCGTGATCTCGGTCGTGACGGCCGAGGTGCTGATCGGCGCCCGCGGCCTCGGCCGGATGCTGCTCATCTCGATGCAGACCGGTGCGGCGTCGCTCACGTTCGCGGTGACGATCATCCTGAGCCTCCTCGGTCTCGCCGGGGTGGCGCTCGCGGAGGTCACCCGGGCCCGGTTGCTGCACTGGTGGCGACCGTGA
- a CDS encoding acyclic terpene utilization AtuA family protein: MTGRPESVRIGCGSAGAIDRISLGVDMVRDGDVRYLALDCLAERSLALAHLRRTSGSGPGYDPRLAEIGAQLLPLARERGVSVIANLGAADPEGAMSFLQEHAAEYGLTGTKLAVIAGDDVLDHVKQADSEIAETGGRVSDFAHAVVSANAYLGYEPVAEALGEGADVVIGGRIADASLFLGPLAHEFGWSNEDWDELAAGSCIAHLLECGTYVTGGNFADPPYNVVEDFTRPSLPLADVAADGSAVLRKLPGSGGALNSMTCKLQLGYEIHDPAHHPTPDVVADFSHVEAIDQDDGGVLLRGAAGAPRPGQLKVVIGVAEGFIGENTVSFGGLGALERAEGAKGILEHRLAGLAATYDIEEWRVDLLGVDALHGDRSLVSADHPPYEVHVRAAGRCTERRAAEALAHEVEYLLLFGPAGAAAAHRTRIAQIVSTYSAYVDRELVAPSFSLVTL, translated from the coding sequence GTGACCGGACGACCGGAGTCGGTGCGCATCGGATGCGGCAGCGCGGGCGCGATCGACCGCATCTCCCTGGGGGTCGACATGGTGCGCGACGGCGACGTCCGCTACCTCGCCCTCGACTGCCTGGCCGAGCGGTCGCTGGCGCTCGCCCACCTGCGCCGGACCTCCGGCAGCGGGCCGGGCTACGACCCCCGTCTCGCCGAGATCGGTGCGCAGCTGCTGCCCCTCGCTCGCGAGCGGGGCGTCTCGGTCATCGCCAACCTCGGGGCTGCCGACCCGGAGGGCGCGATGTCGTTCCTCCAGGAGCACGCCGCCGAGTATGGGCTGACCGGCACGAAGCTCGCGGTGATCGCCGGCGACGACGTCCTCGACCACGTGAAGCAGGCGGACTCCGAGATCGCCGAGACCGGTGGGCGGGTCTCCGACTTCGCCCACGCGGTGGTCTCCGCCAACGCCTACCTCGGCTACGAACCCGTGGCGGAGGCTCTCGGCGAGGGTGCCGACGTCGTGATCGGCGGTCGGATCGCCGACGCCTCCCTCTTCCTCGGGCCGCTGGCCCACGAGTTCGGCTGGTCGAACGAGGACTGGGACGAGCTCGCCGCGGGATCGTGCATCGCCCACCTCCTCGAGTGCGGCACCTACGTGACCGGCGGCAACTTCGCCGACCCGCCCTACAACGTCGTGGAGGACTTCACCCGGCCGAGCCTGCCGCTGGCCGACGTGGCGGCCGACGGCTCCGCGGTGCTGCGGAAGCTGCCGGGCTCGGGCGGCGCCCTCAACTCGATGACCTGCAAGCTGCAGCTCGGCTACGAGATCCACGACCCCGCCCACCATCCGACGCCGGACGTCGTGGCCGACTTCTCGCACGTCGAGGCGATCGACCAGGACGACGGTGGCGTGCTGCTCCGCGGGGCGGCAGGTGCGCCTCGTCCCGGTCAGCTCAAGGTCGTGATCGGTGTGGCGGAGGGCTTCATCGGCGAGAACACCGTGTCGTTCGGTGGCCTCGGTGCGCTCGAGCGGGCCGAAGGCGCCAAGGGGATCCTCGAGCACCGCCTGGCAGGGCTGGCGGCGACCTACGACATCGAGGAGTGGCGTGTCGACCTGCTGGGCGTCGACGCGCTCCACGGCGACCGTTCCCTCGTCTCGGCCGACCACCCCCCGTACGAGGTCCACGTCCGGGCCGCGGGTCGTTGCACCGAGCGCCGCGCCGCGGAGGCCCTCGCCCATGAGGTGGAGTACCTGCTCCTCTTCGGACCGGCGGGCGCCGCCGCGGCCCATCGCACCCGCATCGCCCAGATCGTCTCGACCTACAGCGCGTACGTCGACCGCGAGCTCGTCGCGCCGTCGTTCAGCCTCGTCACGCTGTGA
- a CDS encoding amidohydrolase family protein: MPDNFASMPLVDCDSHVTEPPDLWTSRVSSKWGDDVPHLEMHEPSGERKWRVGDSLLTSEAKFSMAGWSDYPPSHPPTLDEADPASWDPAARLDRLDEYGLYAQVLYPNVIAFSTPAFIALPDPQLALDCVSAYNDFLAEFADRDRNRLVPIMMLPFWDLEASERELQRAVELGHKGVLFAADFSKVGLPPIWDPHWDRLLAAIQEHELSVNFHIGFSDLSEADLKERTEASGDDHARITSVAMLGNARAIADVVCKGLCARFPRLNFVSVESGAGWLLYLLESLDWHWKSYGGLRDRPDLELPSFYMRRQVYGSFWFEGEAMRRVVEALPDNIMFETDFPHPTSLSPGPASAAGNPREMAETALRGSSDDVARKVFYETAARLYQLDLSPALAPVD, encoded by the coding sequence ATGCCAGACAACTTCGCCAGCATGCCGTTGGTCGACTGCGACTCGCACGTCACCGAGCCGCCCGACCTGTGGACGTCGCGGGTGAGCAGCAAGTGGGGCGACGACGTGCCCCACCTCGAGATGCACGAACCGAGCGGCGAGCGGAAGTGGCGGGTCGGGGACAGCCTCCTCACGAGCGAGGCGAAGTTCTCGATGGCCGGCTGGTCGGACTACCCGCCGTCGCACCCGCCGACGCTCGACGAAGCCGACCCGGCGTCGTGGGACCCGGCCGCCCGCCTCGATCGGCTCGACGAGTACGGCCTCTACGCCCAGGTGCTGTACCCCAACGTCATCGCGTTCTCGACGCCGGCGTTCATCGCCCTCCCGGACCCGCAACTCGCGCTCGACTGCGTCTCCGCCTACAACGACTTCCTGGCCGAGTTCGCCGACCGTGACCGCAACCGGCTGGTCCCGATCATGATGCTGCCGTTCTGGGACCTCGAGGCCTCCGAGCGGGAGCTGCAGCGGGCGGTGGAGCTCGGCCACAAGGGCGTGCTCTTCGCGGCCGACTTCAGCAAGGTCGGCCTCCCCCCGATCTGGGACCCGCACTGGGACCGCCTGCTCGCCGCCATCCAGGAACACGAGCTCTCGGTGAACTTCCACATCGGGTTCTCCGACCTCAGCGAAGCCGACCTGAAGGAGCGCACGGAGGCGTCGGGCGACGACCACGCGCGGATCACCAGCGTGGCGATGCTCGGCAACGCCCGCGCCATCGCCGACGTCGTGTGCAAGGGCCTGTGCGCCCGCTTCCCGCGGCTCAACTTCGTGTCGGTGGAGAGCGGTGCCGGATGGCTCCTGTACCTCCTCGAGTCCCTCGACTGGCACTGGAAGAGCTATGGCGGGCTCCGCGACCGCCCCGACCTCGAGCTGCCGAGCTTCTACATGCGGCGCCAGGTCTACGGCAGCTTCTGGTTCGAAGGGGAGGCCATGCGCCGGGTCGTGGAGGCGTTGCCGGACAACATCATGTTCGAGACCGACTTCCCGCACCCGACGAGCCTGTCGCCGGGGCCGGCGTCGGCGGCGGGGAACCCGCGGGAGATGGCGGAGACGGCACTGCGCGGCAGCTCGGACGACGTTGCCCGCAAGGTCTTCTACGAGACCGCGGCCCGGCTCTACCAGCTGGACCTCTCGCCCGCCCTGGCGCCGGTCGATTGA
- a CDS encoding carboxymuconolactone decarboxylase family protein, which translates to MGPRLGSDDGGREVDEARQRLVASRGSVALPFEALVRAPQLCNLVGDLGEHLRFHGSLDDRLRETAILATAHVVRCDFEYRSHLPLARAAGVADATVAATGGQGALVGNGDVAPPDEAAVVAFCQELLAERVVAAPTFASVDELLSTAQIVELCTLVGYYALLAGVINAFELDVRAGG; encoded by the coding sequence ATGGGGCCTCGCCTGGGTTCCGACGATGGAGGACGAGAGGTCGACGAGGCGCGCCAGCGGCTGGTGGCGAGTCGCGGCTCGGTGGCGCTGCCGTTCGAGGCCCTGGTGCGTGCGCCGCAGCTGTGCAACCTCGTCGGCGACCTGGGCGAGCACCTCCGCTTCCACGGCAGCCTGGACGACCGCCTGCGGGAGACCGCGATCCTGGCCACCGCGCACGTCGTCCGGTGCGACTTCGAGTACCGCAGCCATCTGCCCCTGGCCCGCGCCGCCGGCGTCGCCGACGCGACCGTGGCGGCGACCGGGGGCCAAGGAGCACTCGTCGGCAACGGGGACGTCGCCCCGCCGGACGAGGCCGCCGTCGTCGCCTTCTGCCAGGAGCTGCTGGCGGAGCGGGTCGTCGCCGCGCCGACCTTCGCGTCTGTCGACGAGCTGCTGTCCACGGCCCAGATCGTCGAGCTCTGCACGCTCGTCGGCTACTACGCCCTCCTCGCGGGCGTGATCAACGCGTTCGAACTGGACGTCCGAGCAGGAGGTTGA
- a CDS encoding AMP-binding protein yields the protein MLPGERGGVLAELRLRDVLLRNVDCYGAEPAVVCGDEVVTWRGLAERVFRLAGRMAHDGIGRGDRVGVLQGNGPEIGEVAFAAALLGSVLVPISPRLTSAEVAYLVKDAELRLAFVERGHPSTDGFGDVPIVATRGADYAGYRDQGPDREPVEQEDPGDPVLQLYTSGTTGRPKGALLTQRALIQNGLTIQLSQQLTHDDVFLTTTPLTHAAAGTRIFSLAVDGLTHAILERFTPELFFEAVRRHRVTSTIVVPTMLRDLVDSPALPGADLSSLRFVVYGAAPASEELILDALDRLPCGLLQGYGLTEGCPALASLSPDEHRRFAVDPAQRRRLQSVGRPVPGVRFRVVGPAGEPLGPDAAGEIQVRSTKSMTGYWHLPEETAGAAVDGWLSTGDVGMQDAGGYLYLLGRHQDVIISGGFNVYPAEIERVLGQHGAVREVAVVGVPDARWGEVPVAVVVADTAVTTDELLRHCAGELADYKRPRRIELVDALPRNETGKVLKRELREAMARPLTT from the coding sequence GTGCTTCCGGGGGAGCGCGGCGGCGTGCTCGCCGAGCTCCGGCTCCGCGACGTGCTGCTGCGCAACGTCGACTGCTACGGCGCGGAGCCGGCGGTGGTGTGCGGCGACGAGGTGGTCACGTGGCGCGGCCTCGCCGAGCGGGTCTTCCGGCTGGCGGGCCGGATGGCGCACGACGGCATCGGGCGCGGCGACCGGGTCGGCGTGCTCCAGGGCAACGGGCCCGAGATCGGCGAGGTGGCCTTCGCGGCGGCACTGCTCGGGAGCGTCCTGGTGCCGATCAGCCCGCGGCTCACGTCGGCCGAGGTCGCCTACCTGGTCAAGGACGCCGAGCTGCGCCTGGCGTTCGTCGAGCGCGGCCACCCGTCCACGGACGGCTTCGGCGACGTCCCGATCGTGGCCACCCGCGGTGCGGACTACGCCGGCTACCGCGACCAGGGGCCCGACCGGGAGCCGGTCGAGCAGGAGGATCCGGGCGACCCGGTCCTCCAGCTGTACACGTCGGGGACGACGGGCCGCCCGAAGGGAGCGCTGCTCACCCAGCGCGCGCTGATCCAGAACGGCCTGACCATCCAGCTGTCGCAGCAGCTCACCCACGACGACGTCTTCCTGACCACGACGCCGCTGACCCATGCGGCTGCCGGCACCCGGATCTTCAGCCTGGCGGTGGACGGCCTGACCCACGCCATCCTTGAGCGGTTCACGCCCGAGCTGTTCTTCGAGGCCGTGCGTCGCCACCGCGTCACGTCGACGATCGTCGTCCCGACGATGCTGCGCGACCTCGTCGACTCCCCGGCGCTGCCGGGCGCGGACCTCTCCAGCCTCCGCTTCGTCGTCTACGGCGCCGCGCCCGCCTCGGAGGAGCTGATCCTCGACGCGCTCGACCGGCTGCCCTGCGGGCTGCTCCAGGGGTACGGGCTGACGGAGGGCTGTCCCGCGCTGGCGTCGCTGTCGCCCGACGAGCACCGGCGGTTCGCGGTCGACCCGGCGCAGCGGCGGCGCCTCCAGTCGGTCGGCCGGCCCGTCCCCGGCGTGCGGTTCCGCGTCGTCGGCCCCGCGGGCGAGCCGCTCGGGCCCGACGCGGCGGGCGAGATCCAGGTCCGGTCGACGAAGTCGATGACCGGCTACTGGCACCTGCCCGAGGAGACGGCGGGCGCGGCGGTCGACGGGTGGCTCTCGACGGGCGACGTCGGGATGCAGGACGCCGGCGGCTACCTCTACCTCCTCGGCCGCCACCAGGACGTGATCATCTCGGGCGGGTTCAACGTCTACCCGGCGGAGATCGAGCGCGTGCTGGGCCAGCACGGCGCCGTGCGCGAGGTCGCCGTCGTCGGTGTGCCCGACGCGCGCTGGGGCGAGGTGCCGGTGGCCGTCGTCGTCGCCGACACCGCGGTCACCACCGACGAGCTGCTCCGGCACTGCGCCGGCGAGCTCGCCGACTACAAGCGTCCCCGACGGATCGAGCTCGTCGATGCGCTGCCCCGGAACGAGACCGGCAAGGTCCTCAAGCGCGAGCTCCGGGAGGCCATGGCGAGGCCATTGACAACCTGA
- a CDS encoding amidohydrolase family protein: protein MLDLVLRGGLVVDGSGSPGHVDDVGVRDGLVVSVGGPREDARQVVDATELVVAPGFVDIHTHYDAQIQWDPLLSPSSAHGTTTLIGGNCGFTLAPMAEAQADYLVKMLAAVEGMPLAALQAGVRLDWSSFGAWLDGIEGRTALNVGFLAGHSTLRRLVMADAAGERAATEAEIARMASLLAESVDAGALGFSSSWNPAHSDGDSLPVPSRAAALDELVTLAGVLRSRPGTVVEFVPGLSATFERPQIEAMIAMSRAADRSLNWNLLRLDEPDFGIAERCLAPSTEAGTSGAAVYALTNPEPLNFRVTFSGPLVLDNLPGWLDTMRLPVPQRIEALSDPDRRRHLERAVDDASPLSGVLGLMAGWGRLAVGETFSAANEGLVGRTVGQVAQQRGSSPFDTMLDIALADDLRTYFVLPRRGDDDETWRLRAQVWRDPRTVLGGSDAGAHLDLMCGASYTTALLGEGVRERGLLPLEEAVQLLTDAPARFYGIRGRGRIAEGYHADLAVFDPARIASGPIHTRDDLPAGASRLYRESIGIEHVFVNGTEVVHDNEATGDLPGTVLRSYRDFDTRDVASHAAALRG, encoded by the coding sequence ATGCTTGATCTCGTTCTACGCGGTGGCCTCGTCGTCGACGGGTCGGGGTCGCCCGGGCACGTCGACGACGTCGGGGTGCGCGACGGGCTCGTGGTGTCGGTCGGGGGCCCCCGGGAGGACGCCCGGCAGGTGGTCGACGCGACGGAGCTGGTCGTCGCCCCGGGCTTCGTCGACATCCACACCCACTACGACGCCCAGATCCAGTGGGACCCGCTGCTCAGCCCGTCGAGCGCGCACGGCACCACAACCCTGATCGGTGGGAACTGCGGGTTCACGTTGGCGCCGATGGCCGAGGCCCAGGCCGACTACCTGGTCAAGATGCTCGCGGCCGTCGAGGGGATGCCGCTGGCCGCCCTCCAGGCAGGGGTGCGGCTGGACTGGTCGTCGTTCGGCGCGTGGCTCGACGGGATCGAGGGCAGGACCGCGCTGAACGTCGGGTTCCTCGCCGGGCACTCGACGCTGCGGCGCCTCGTGATGGCCGACGCTGCGGGCGAGCGGGCGGCGACGGAGGCCGAGATCGCCCGGATGGCCTCGCTGCTGGCGGAATCGGTCGACGCCGGCGCCCTCGGCTTCTCGTCGTCCTGGAACCCGGCGCACTCCGACGGCGACAGCCTGCCGGTGCCGTCGCGGGCCGCCGCACTCGACGAGCTGGTCACCCTGGCGGGGGTGCTCCGGTCGCGTCCGGGCACGGTGGTGGAGTTCGTGCCGGGCCTGAGCGCGACCTTCGAGCGGCCGCAGATCGAGGCCATGATCGCCATGTCGCGGGCGGCGGACCGGTCGCTGAACTGGAACCTGCTGCGCCTGGACGAGCCGGACTTCGGCATCGCCGAGCGCTGCCTGGCGCCGTCGACGGAGGCCGGGACCAGTGGCGCGGCGGTCTACGCCCTCACCAACCCGGAGCCCCTGAACTTCCGGGTCACGTTCTCGGGCCCGCTGGTGCTCGACAACCTCCCCGGCTGGCTCGACACCATGCGGCTTCCCGTTCCCCAGCGCATCGAGGCGCTCTCCGATCCGGACCGTCGCCGCCACCTGGAGCGCGCGGTCGACGACGCCTCCCCGCTCTCGGGGGTGCTGGGCCTGATGGCGGGCTGGGGCCGGCTGGCCGTCGGCGAGACGTTCAGCGCCGCCAACGAGGGGCTCGTCGGTCGGACCGTCGGCCAGGTGGCGCAGCAGCGGGGCTCGTCGCCGTTCGACACGATGCTGGACATCGCGCTGGCCGACGACCTCCGCACCTACTTCGTCCTGCCCCGGCGCGGCGACGACGACGAGACGTGGCGGCTGCGGGCGCAGGTGTGGCGCGATCCGCGCACGGTGCTCGGCGGGTCCGACGCCGGCGCCCACCTCGACCTCATGTGCGGTGCGTCCTACACCACCGCGCTGCTGGGCGAGGGCGTCCGCGAGCGGGGCCTGCTGCCGCTCGAGGAGGCGGTGCAGCTCCTCACCGACGCGCCCGCCCGGTTCTACGGCATCCGCGGACGGGGCCGGATCGCCGAGGGCTACCACGCCGACCTCGCCGTGTTCGATCCGGCGAGGATCGCATCGGGGCCCATCCACACCCGCGACGACCTCCCGGCGGGGGCGTCGCGCCTCTACCGCGAGTCGATCGGCATCGAGCACGTCTTCGTCAACGGAACGGAGGTCGTGCACGACAACGAGGCGACCGGCGATCTCCCGGGCACCGTGCTGCGCTCGTACCGCGACTTCGACACGCGGGACGTCGCCTCGCACGCCGCCGCGCTCCGCGGATGA
- a CDS encoding amidohydrolase family protein: MSAHVAMGSRAVRANLGHPVVDADGHWMEAMPVFYDHLREVGGSRAVEDFDALRSRRHGAWYAMTPEARRRARHTRPTWWSFPANARDRATSMMPELLAERLEEFGLDFAFVYPSMGNLGLTVEEPGLRRAFVRALNAMAADSFRAYSSQFAPVGVIPTNTPDEAVEELDFAVEELGLKAVVLGGYVTRPVPADGPADGSAGQFVDPLALESDHDYDALWRRCVELGVAVTTHRGTMGWPDRRSSANFVANHVGHFAQAHHLFARSLVLGGVTRRFPDLNFGFLEGGVGWARILCADLVGHWEKRSRQPMLDHLRPTNIDQDEMRRLIRRYGGERLRDREAEVMASLDPVYPGTSLEELAAREGAIDDFAAAEVSTGAELQARFADNFYFGCEADDPMTALAFDRRMGAELKPIFGSDISHFDVLDMAEVLEEAWELVEHGLLDEADFRRFTFANVVELHGQMNPDVFTGTAVEDAATAELRTRQV; encoded by the coding sequence ATGAGCGCGCACGTCGCCATGGGCTCCCGCGCGGTGCGGGCGAACCTCGGGCATCCGGTCGTCGACGCCGACGGTCATTGGATGGAGGCCATGCCCGTGTTCTACGACCACCTCCGTGAGGTGGGAGGGAGCCGGGCGGTGGAGGACTTCGACGCGCTCCGCAGCCGTCGCCACGGGGCCTGGTACGCCATGACCCCCGAAGCTCGGCGACGCGCCCGGCACACCCGTCCGACGTGGTGGAGCTTCCCCGCCAACGCGCGGGACCGGGCGACCTCCATGATGCCGGAGCTCCTCGCCGAGCGCCTGGAGGAGTTCGGCCTCGACTTCGCCTTCGTCTACCCGTCGATGGGGAACCTCGGTCTCACCGTCGAGGAGCCCGGCCTGCGGCGGGCCTTCGTCCGCGCTCTCAACGCCATGGCGGCCGACTCGTTCCGGGCGTACTCGTCGCAGTTCGCCCCGGTCGGCGTCATCCCCACGAACACCCCCGACGAGGCGGTCGAGGAGCTCGACTTCGCCGTCGAGGAGCTGGGCCTGAAGGCCGTCGTGCTCGGTGGCTACGTCACGAGGCCCGTCCCGGCGGACGGCCCGGCGGACGGATCTGCCGGGCAGTTCGTCGATCCCCTGGCGCTCGAGAGCGACCACGACTACGACGCGCTCTGGCGCCGCTGCGTCGAGCTCGGCGTCGCCGTCACCACCCACCGGGGGACGATGGGCTGGCCGGATCGACGGTCGAGCGCCAACTTCGTCGCGAACCACGTCGGTCACTTCGCCCAGGCGCACCACCTGTTCGCCCGGTCGCTCGTGCTGGGCGGTGTCACCCGGCGGTTCCCCGATCTCAACTTCGGGTTCCTCGAAGGGGGCGTCGGCTGGGCACGCATCCTCTGCGCCGACCTCGTCGGGCACTGGGAGAAGCGGTCCCGGCAGCCGATGCTCGACCACCTGCGGCCGACCAACATCGACCAGGACGAGATGCGCCGCCTGATCCGACGGTACGGCGGCGAACGGCTCCGCGACCGCGAGGCGGAGGTCATGGCGAGCCTCGACCCCGTGTACCCGGGGACGTCGCTCGAGGAGCTCGCGGCGCGGGAGGGGGCGATCGACGACTTCGCGGCGGCGGAGGTCAGTACCGGCGCCGAGCTCCAGGCGCGCTTCGCGGACAACTTCTACTTCGGCTGCGAGGCGGACGACCCGATGACCGCCCTGGCGTTCGACCGGCGGATGGGCGCCGAGCTCAAGCCGATCTTCGGCTCGGACATCTCCCACTTCGACGTGCTCGACATGGCGGAGGTCCTGGAAGAGGCGTGGGAGCTCGTCGAGCACGGGCTGCTCGACGAGGCCGACTTCCGGCGGTTCACGTTCGCCAACGTCGTGGAGCTGCACGGGCAGATGAACCCGGACGTCTTCACGGGCACCGCCGTCGAGGACGCGGCCACGGCGGAGCTCCGCACCCGCCAGGTGTGA